One part of the Paenibacillus silvisoli genome encodes these proteins:
- a CDS encoding glycoside hydrolase family 28 protein, translating to MTTTMNASVYNVRDYGAVGDGETLDTAAINQAIADCNEQGGGTVWLPSGTYLSGTVFMRSHVTLHLDAGSVLLGSPDMADYPKLPYTSEFRNTALIASIGAKQIAITGSGVIDGNGDSFACLDQADLLRDFDASFTRQGSDYFRENDKADDGPVDMKERPGILVLILNSLDAQVSHVRIRNTPNWCIHVACTDGVLLTGLDIRNSLLIPNADGIDVSRSRNVRISDCNIEAGDDGLAFSPCAEGYGGSGCEHVVVQNCTIKSRSAGIRIGWDANGFRNFMFHNIVIRESNRGIGLFLRESESIENVVFSNIIIETRLHKGKWWGKAEPIHISAVKGFPHSGELGSVRNVTFTNITVKSEHGIVLYGSEERPIENVTFQHVRMLVKSGPLQESFGGNLDFRPALDDHLKVFSHDIPALYAKHVKGLAIHGFDLEWSDDLPDFVQNGLDIEAFEDVTIDGFKGRQPQLEGDGAAIRLANGRQATIRNSVAKAGTTRFGSFEGVEEAGLFLGNDLSRAAQPLHAEAYGFTVAGCREGGGGSV from the coding sequence ATGACAACGACAATGAATGCATCGGTGTATAACGTACGCGATTACGGCGCGGTCGGGGACGGCGAAACGCTCGACACGGCGGCAATTAATCAGGCGATTGCGGATTGCAATGAGCAGGGAGGCGGCACCGTATGGCTGCCATCCGGCACGTATTTGAGCGGCACCGTTTTTATGCGGAGCCATGTAACGCTGCATCTTGATGCCGGTTCGGTGCTTCTCGGCAGTCCGGATATGGCGGATTATCCGAAGCTTCCGTACACGAGCGAGTTTCGGAACACGGCGCTGATCGCGTCCATTGGCGCGAAACAGATCGCCATTACGGGCAGCGGCGTCATTGACGGCAACGGCGATTCGTTCGCCTGCCTGGATCAGGCCGATCTGCTGCGCGACTTCGATGCGTCGTTCACGCGGCAGGGCAGCGATTATTTTCGGGAAAACGATAAGGCCGATGACGGTCCCGTCGATATGAAAGAGCGGCCCGGCATTCTCGTGCTCATCCTGAACAGCTTGGATGCGCAGGTGAGCCATGTCCGCATTCGGAATACGCCGAATTGGTGCATTCATGTCGCTTGCACCGACGGCGTGCTGCTGACCGGGCTCGATATCCGCAACAGCTTGCTCATCCCGAATGCGGATGGCATCGATGTGAGCCGCAGCCGCAATGTGCGCATCAGCGACTGCAATATCGAAGCCGGCGACGACGGGCTGGCCTTCAGTCCGTGCGCGGAAGGCTATGGCGGCTCGGGCTGCGAGCATGTCGTCGTGCAGAACTGCACGATCAAGTCGCGCTCCGCCGGCATCCGGATCGGCTGGGACGCGAACGGCTTCCGCAACTTCATGTTCCATAATATCGTCATCCGCGAATCGAACCGCGGCATCGGTCTTTTTCTGCGCGAGAGCGAGTCGATCGAAAACGTGGTGTTCTCCAACATCATAATCGAAACGCGGCTGCACAAAGGCAAATGGTGGGGCAAGGCGGAACCGATCCATATTTCCGCGGTGAAGGGCTTCCCGCACTCCGGCGAGCTGGGCAGCGTGCGCAATGTCACGTTCACCAATATTACGGTGAAGAGCGAGCACGGCATTGTGCTTTACGGAAGCGAAGAGCGTCCGATCGAAAACGTGACCTTCCAGCATGTTCGCATGCTGGTCAAGAGCGGCCCTTTACAGGAGTCGTTCGGGGGCAATTTGGACTTCCGTCCCGCCCTGGACGATCATCTGAAGGTGTTCAGCCATGACATTCCCGCGCTGTATGCCAAGCATGTGAAAGGGCTGGCGATCCACGGCTTTGACCTGGAATGGTCGGACGATTTGCCCGACTTCGTGCAAAATGGGTTGGACATCGAAGCGTTCGAGGACGTGACGATCGATGGCTTCAAGGGGCGCCAGCCGCAGCTTGAAGGAGACGGCGCGGCGATCCGGCTCGCGAACGGACGTCAGGCGACGATCCGTAACAGCGTCGCCAAGGCCGGCACGACCCGGTTCGGCTCGTTCGAGGGGGTCGAGGAGGCGGGGCTGTTCCTCGGCAACGATCTTTCGCGCGCAGCGCAGCCGCTTCATGCGGAAGCGTATGGGTTTACTGTGGCGGGCTGCCGTGAAGGCGGCGGCGGTTCCGTATAA
- a CDS encoding alpha-galactosidase, with translation MTNELQQTVTHVGSGMKLEWDLYMDRAVVARIDNGTSSTQIWTGSLLPAFELDGHRYIKASATGLSFGPDGEWRIALDWGEYGTGLLICEAQPWGFRMAKLEASWSRDVRIVSMQFGTRPLTEDERRRAPRADSVFWSDWAAEGYCVPAAGSSPTHSFWRAWDMGDARLPLGSFGDAMGTPYAAAFPRPLYAAAMGGRHGWLAFGPGEVPDAPLSLQLQSATSSVHYAYREDLWGAPDLRKRTWTEPLRLAWGGTGYDALAALFDTFGPFEPKSPRHLRSFLCTWGDFKEKRFDLKQYAKRVSASTPADMVIMDDYWETFNGSGEPNLERFPDFEADLAGIRSHGYELAFWQSVGWTDQPAAQDLTADDLLCGPDGEPRQWSWSGNPFSGGGHYLLDPSSERTRRLIRERTARIVERWRPAALKLDFGYGFPGPDACAPRNPAYRGERLAYALLKLIYDAAKSVDPEITIIYYGIHPLMRNVSDLVNLDDLGDAGDSAAHEAAGHNQRCLWASLAARHGMAVNTSTGYYWDTLGEILLNTAVVGVNGLTLGETDNDGKRMTQADINRWAALQAWRRRACGWKPLWLEAELGSSKGEPKLVSWGRLESPSSEDAPSRLTALALRNNSPEPLQYADVAGSVTFTGSWALIAQDDADLAASASFVCIPFSAGELRLERAYSQVHAYAVVDGKLIRVRTVKADELPDGKLVVTSADELSSIAGYWIE, from the coding sequence ATGACAAATGAGCTGCAGCAAACCGTTACGCACGTGGGCAGCGGCATGAAGCTGGAATGGGATCTATACATGGATCGAGCCGTCGTTGCTCGGATCGATAACGGGACGAGTTCGACGCAAATCTGGACCGGCAGTTTGCTGCCGGCTTTCGAGCTTGATGGTCATCGTTATATAAAAGCTTCCGCAACGGGCCTTTCGTTCGGCCCGGACGGAGAATGGCGGATCGCGCTCGATTGGGGCGAATACGGTACAGGGCTTCTGATCTGCGAAGCTCAGCCTTGGGGCTTCCGCATGGCGAAGCTCGAAGCGAGCTGGTCGCGCGATGTACGCATCGTATCGATGCAGTTCGGCACGCGGCCGCTCACGGAAGATGAGCGCAGACGGGCGCCTCGTGCCGACAGCGTCTTCTGGTCGGACTGGGCGGCGGAAGGCTATTGCGTGCCGGCTGCCGGGTCCTCGCCCACCCATTCGTTCTGGCGCGCTTGGGACATGGGGGATGCCCGGCTGCCGCTTGGCAGCTTCGGCGATGCCATGGGTACGCCGTATGCCGCGGCTTTCCCGCGTCCTCTATACGCCGCCGCGATGGGCGGGCGTCACGGCTGGCTGGCGTTCGGCCCGGGCGAAGTGCCCGACGCTCCGCTCTCGCTTCAGCTGCAGTCCGCGACATCCAGCGTTCATTACGCGTATCGCGAAGACTTATGGGGAGCGCCCGATCTTCGCAAACGCACATGGACGGAGCCGCTTCGGCTCGCTTGGGGCGGAACCGGTTATGACGCGCTTGCCGCGCTGTTCGATACGTTCGGACCGTTCGAGCCGAAATCCCCCCGCCATCTGCGTTCCTTCTTATGCACCTGGGGCGATTTCAAGGAGAAGCGCTTCGACCTGAAGCAATATGCCAAACGGGTTTCGGCCAGCACGCCTGCGGACATGGTCATTATGGACGACTATTGGGAGACGTTCAACGGCAGCGGGGAGCCGAATCTGGAGCGGTTTCCGGACTTCGAAGCCGATCTTGCGGGGATTCGCTCGCATGGGTATGAGCTTGCTTTCTGGCAAAGCGTGGGCTGGACCGATCAGCCAGCGGCGCAGGACTTGACCGCGGACGATCTGCTGTGCGGACCGGACGGCGAGCCGCGCCAATGGAGCTGGTCGGGCAATCCGTTCAGCGGCGGCGGCCATTATTTGCTCGATCCGAGCTCCGAGCGGACGAGGCGGCTGATCCGCGAACGTACGGCGCGGATCGTTGAACGCTGGCGCCCTGCGGCGCTGAAGCTGGACTTCGGCTACGGATTCCCGGGACCGGATGCGTGCGCGCCGCGGAATCCCGCTTATCGCGGCGAGCGGCTTGCTTACGCGCTGCTGAAGCTTATCTATGACGCGGCGAAGTCCGTCGATCCGGAGATTACGATCATCTATTACGGCATTCATCCGCTGATGCGGAACGTATCCGATCTAGTCAATCTGGATGATCTCGGGGATGCCGGAGACAGCGCCGCGCATGAAGCCGCAGGCCACAATCAACGCTGCTTATGGGCGTCCCTGGCCGCAAGGCACGGCATGGCGGTGAATACGTCGACCGGCTACTATTGGGATACGCTCGGCGAGATTCTGCTCAACACGGCCGTCGTCGGCGTGAACGGGCTTACGCTCGGCGAGACCGATAACGACGGGAAGCGCATGACGCAGGCGGATATCAACCGCTGGGCCGCGCTGCAAGCTTGGCGCAGACGCGCCTGCGGCTGGAAACCGCTCTGGCTCGAAGCCGAGCTCGGGAGCAGCAAAGGCGAGCCGAAGCTCGTGTCATGGGGCCGGCTGGAGTCACCGTCTAGTGAGGATGCCCCGTCGCGATTGACCGCGCTGGCTTTGCGGAACAACTCGCCGGAACCGCTGCAATACGCCGATGTTGCCGGTTCCGTGACGTTTACGGGCAGCTGGGCGTTAATCGCTCAAGATGATGCCGATCTGGCGGCATCTGCCTCCTTCGTCTGTATTCCGTTCTCCGCCGGCGAGCTTCGGCTGGAGCGCGCATATTCGCAGGTTCACGCATATGCCGTTGTCGACGGCAAGCTGATCCGCGTGCGTACCGTGAAGGCGGACGAACTGCCGGATGGGAAGCTCGTCGTGACGTCGGCGGACGAGCTGTCCTCGATTGCCGGGTATTGGATCGAGTAA
- a CDS encoding heparinase II/III domain-containing protein, with product MLHDRYEQLDLEAALLPRELIAPFPKAEDRAAWEALLPETRAMWIGLAETYLDYEWPAMKVQHYREYWRSGELHTRTSAIFERRSVLGILAIAECIEGQGRFMDQVINGIYVLCEETTWVPPLHRLHAKENMLECMPDASDHIVELVTCATADLLIWIRYTMQTWLDEVSVRISRRIEREIRDRLLEPYMKRDDYWWMGFREGVRVNNWNPWCNSSALMGFLMIEDDRERRAEAVRKIMRSLDVFIATYPADGCCDEGPGYWGPSGGGLYVALELLATATNGAIDVFREPLIQDIGNYIYKAHIHERFFVNFADGDAMPLIGGDVMYRYGRSTGDEDLQRLGASLPEGEPVIHIWFELYAQLQALFLERERVESGARAPYVRDAWLPATQVMTARESKGSEKGLFLAAKGGHNLESHNHNDVGSFIVFIDGYPLFIDLGTEEYKAQTFGPDRYELWYLQSQYHNLPTVRGVLQQNGGEFRAKEAEYDLYPWVSRLSLDITDAYPAEAGIESWRRTFKLHREDQPHIEVTDQFKLKEATNDIFYSLVTPCEPIPGADGALRFEYAPEQWAVLKFDQAALEAVIEPIDKMESRLQRNWGENMYRIVLRERMAVEAGTRTITVRKGK from the coding sequence ATGCTGCATGACCGTTATGAACAGTTGGATTTGGAGGCGGCGCTGCTGCCGCGGGAGCTGATCGCGCCGTTTCCGAAGGCGGAGGACCGCGCGGCTTGGGAGGCGCTGCTGCCGGAAACGCGGGCAATGTGGATCGGCCTGGCCGAGACGTATCTCGATTATGAATGGCCGGCTATGAAGGTTCAGCATTACCGGGAGTATTGGCGAAGCGGCGAGCTGCATACGCGGACGAGCGCGATTTTCGAACGCCGCAGCGTGCTTGGCATATTGGCGATTGCGGAATGCATCGAGGGCCAAGGGAGATTCATGGATCAAGTCATTAACGGCATCTACGTCCTCTGCGAGGAAACGACGTGGGTGCCTCCTTTGCATCGCCTGCATGCCAAAGAGAACATGCTTGAATGCATGCCGGATGCATCGGATCATATCGTGGAGCTTGTGACATGCGCGACGGCGGATCTGCTCATTTGGATTCGATATACGATGCAAACCTGGCTGGACGAAGTAAGCGTCCGAATCAGCCGCCGTATCGAACGGGAGATACGGGACCGGCTGCTTGAGCCTTATATGAAGCGCGACGACTATTGGTGGATGGGCTTTCGCGAAGGGGTTCGCGTGAACAATTGGAATCCGTGGTGCAACAGCAGCGCGCTCATGGGCTTTCTGATGATCGAGGACGACCGGGAGCGGCGTGCGGAAGCGGTTCGCAAAATCATGCGCAGCCTCGACGTGTTCATCGCCACCTATCCGGCCGATGGCTGCTGCGACGAAGGGCCCGGCTACTGGGGACCGTCGGGCGGCGGGCTGTACGTGGCGCTGGAGCTGCTGGCGACGGCGACGAACGGCGCGATCGATGTTTTCCGGGAGCCGCTGATTCAAGATATCGGCAATTACATCTATAAAGCGCATATCCATGAGCGCTTTTTCGTGAATTTCGCGGACGGCGATGCGATGCCGTTAATCGGCGGAGACGTCATGTACCGGTACGGCCGGAGCACCGGCGACGAGGATTTGCAGCGGCTTGGCGCCAGCCTGCCGGAAGGTGAACCGGTCATTCATATTTGGTTCGAACTGTACGCGCAGCTGCAGGCGCTGTTTCTGGAGCGCGAGCGCGTGGAATCGGGGGCTCGGGCGCCCTATGTCCGCGATGCCTGGCTGCCTGCTACCCAAGTGATGACGGCCCGGGAAAGCAAGGGCAGCGAGAAAGGGTTATTTTTGGCGGCAAAAGGCGGGCACAATCTCGAATCCCATAATCATAACGATGTGGGCAGCTTCATCGTCTTCATTGACGGCTACCCGCTCTTCATCGATCTCGGCACCGAGGAATACAAAGCGCAGACGTTCGGACCGGATCGCTACGAGCTGTGGTACCTGCAGTCCCAGTATCACAACCTGCCGACGGTGCGCGGCGTGCTGCAGCAGAACGGCGGAGAGTTCCGGGCCAAAGAAGCCGAATACGACCTGTACCCATGGGTATCTCGGCTATCGCTCGACATTACGGACGCTTATCCGGCCGAAGCGGGCATCGAGTCTTGGCGGCGCACGTTCAAGCTGCACCGTGAGGATCAACCACATATCGAAGTGACCGATCAGTTTAAGCTGAAGGAAGCGACGAACGATATTTTCTACAGCTTGGTGACGCCTTGCGAACCGATTCCGGGGGCGGACGGAGCGCTGCGATTCGAGTATGCGCCGGAACAGTGGGCTGTGCTGAAGTTTGACCAAGCCGCGCTGGAAGCCGTCATCGAACCGATCGACAAGATGGAGTCGAGGCTGCAGCGCAACTGGGGCGAGAACATGTACCGCATCGTGCTGCGCGAACGGATGGCCGTAGAGGCGGGCACGCGAACGATAACGGTAAGGAAGGGGAAGTAA
- a CDS encoding glycoside hydrolase family 88 protein, translating into MTQLDQNAWIEDVWKRTAAKITRNAFEIGAKFPHASLNGAYNSCPAHDWGAGFWPGLLWLAYRETGNELLRSTAEALEAKLSETLISYYELHHDVGFMFSLSSVAQYKLTENQDAKRHGMMAANLLAGRFNVNGDFIRAWPDWNGEDHSGWAIIDCMMNLPLLYWASKELGDPRYKHIAMRHADMVLKQFLRPDGSVYHIVCFDPETGARTGALAGQGYAAESAWARGQAWALYGLALSYGYTGEEQYLQAAKRVAHYFVSRLPEDNVPYWDFLLPDVAGMPRDSSSAAIAASGLLEIASHCSGADADFYRKAGAAIVRSLDEKYGAWSSQEEQGLLLHATGFFERNAYIDVPIIYGDYFFTEAVLKLKGRTEFFW; encoded by the coding sequence ATGACTCAGCTGGATCAGAACGCTTGGATCGAAGATGTCTGGAAACGTACCGCCGCGAAAATAACCCGAAACGCATTCGAAATTGGAGCAAAATTTCCGCATGCATCGCTGAACGGCGCGTACAATTCATGCCCTGCGCATGACTGGGGGGCAGGCTTTTGGCCGGGATTGTTATGGCTGGCCTATCGGGAAACCGGGAACGAGCTGCTCCGATCGACAGCCGAAGCGCTGGAGGCCAAGCTTAGCGAAACGTTGATTTCTTACTATGAATTGCATCATGACGTGGGCTTTATGTTCAGCCTGAGCAGCGTGGCGCAGTACAAATTGACGGAGAATCAGGATGCCAAAAGGCACGGCATGATGGCAGCCAATCTGCTCGCGGGACGATTTAATGTAAACGGCGACTTCATTCGGGCATGGCCCGACTGGAACGGCGAAGACCACAGCGGCTGGGCGATTATCGACTGCATGATGAATTTGCCCCTGCTTTATTGGGCTTCGAAAGAGCTTGGCGATCCGCGCTATAAGCATATCGCGATGCGGCATGCGGACATGGTACTGAAGCAGTTTTTGCGTCCGGACGGGTCCGTCTACCATATCGTCTGCTTCGATCCTGAAACGGGTGCTCGTACCGGCGCGTTGGCTGGACAGGGCTACGCCGCCGAGTCGGCGTGGGCTCGCGGACAGGCTTGGGCACTGTATGGTTTGGCCCTCAGCTATGGCTATACGGGGGAAGAGCAATATTTGCAGGCGGCGAAGCGGGTCGCGCATTATTTTGTATCCAGACTGCCTGAGGATAACGTGCCTTACTGGGATTTTCTGCTGCCGGACGTGGCGGGCATGCCGCGGGATTCGTCCTCGGCCGCCATCGCGGCATCCGGACTGCTTGAGATCGCGTCGCACTGCTCCGGTGCCGATGCGGACTTTTACCGGAAGGCGGGAGCAGCCATCGTCCGGTCGCTGGACGAGAAGTACGGGGCCTGGTCTTCGCAGGAGGAGCAGGGGCTGCTGCTTCATGCGACGGGCTTCTTCGAGCGGAACGCCTATATCGACGTGCCGATCATCTATGGCGACTATTTCTTTACGGAAGCGGTATTGAAACTGAAAGGGAGAACGGAATTTTTCTGGTAG
- a CDS encoding right-handed parallel beta-helix repeat-containing protein, whose product MKVASMLKETGRTITVGGAGCDIEGFDSTAIRSAVEGLLRGGGGGTIQLVEGEYRVTGQIRLYDGMTLAGAGSKTILRKSEGVKTRFVLDADYGELQATVEDSSGFEPGMGLQLYDETNKWGFCESTATITRIEGNKLFFDRHLERDYISEDGGTVTNACSLIEVLDARNVRIMDLVVDGNGDVNYPIGGCRAGGIYLYKAGNCRIRDVEVRGFNGDGVSWQITEDIEVRHCVVTDCTGSGLHPGAGSVRSIIADCTLERNGLAGLFICWRVQFGEFSRNRICGNVNYGISIGHKDSFNLFTDNVISENGSSGVLFRGEKPGNGSNGNRWVRNVIEDNGSPEEGGYGIQAIGAAADNVFVGNRIGDTGTGRQKANVWLGEAVSGFTFE is encoded by the coding sequence GTGAAAGTCGCGTCGATGTTGAAGGAAACGGGCAGGACGATTACGGTCGGCGGAGCGGGCTGCGACATCGAAGGCTTCGATTCGACTGCCATTCGGTCGGCGGTTGAAGGGCTGCTTCGCGGCGGCGGAGGCGGGACGATTCAGCTCGTCGAAGGCGAGTATCGCGTAACCGGGCAGATCAGGCTGTATGACGGGATGACGCTGGCCGGCGCGGGCTCGAAGACGATTTTGCGCAAGTCGGAAGGAGTTAAGACGCGGTTCGTGCTGGATGCCGACTACGGCGAGCTTCAAGCGACGGTGGAGGATTCGTCCGGCTTCGAGCCCGGCATGGGGCTGCAGCTGTATGACGAGACGAATAAATGGGGCTTCTGCGAAAGCACGGCCACCATTACGCGGATCGAGGGGAATAAGCTCTTCTTCGACCGTCATCTTGAAAGGGATTACATTTCGGAGGATGGCGGCACGGTCACGAATGCCTGCTCCTTGATCGAGGTGCTGGACGCCCGCAACGTGCGCATTATGGATCTTGTCGTGGATGGGAACGGCGACGTTAATTATCCGATCGGCGGCTGCCGGGCCGGCGGGATTTATTTGTACAAGGCAGGAAACTGCCGCATTCGCGACGTTGAAGTTCGCGGCTTCAACGGCGACGGCGTCTCCTGGCAAATTACCGAGGATATCGAGGTGCGGCATTGCGTAGTGACGGACTGCACCGGCTCCGGACTCCATCCGGGAGCAGGCTCGGTTCGCAGCATCATTGCGGACTGCACGCTCGAACGCAACGGATTGGCGGGCTTGTTCATTTGCTGGCGCGTCCAGTTCGGCGAGTTCAGCCGCAACCGCATTTGCGGTAACGTGAACTACGGGATTTCGATTGGCCACAAGGATTCGTTTAATCTGTTTACCGATAATGTTATTTCCGAGAACGGCAGCAGCGGCGTGCTGTTCCGCGGGGAGAAGCCGGGGAACGGCTCGAACGGCAACCGTTGGGTTCGAAATGTCATCGAAGACAATGGCAGCCCCGAAGAAGGCGGCTATGGCATCCAAGCGATCGGCGCGGCGGCCGACAACGTGTTTGTCGGCAATCGGATCGGAGATACCGGTACGGGCAGGCAGAAAGCAAATGTATGGCTGGGTGAAGCGGTAAGCGGATTCACGTTCGAGTAG
- a CDS encoding enolase C-terminal domain-like protein has product MKITGLTLMKVPPSWVWVRIDTNRGISGLGEPYLEDHPEVVIAEVKRLEPLLIGEDPTRVERLWRIMYESGNGYRGGPVKMSAISGIDMALWDITGKAFGVPVHKLLGGAYQDRIKVYRACHDEQPYTVEPGMPYRPGPLAAGAGADGGAAAGERMARSAEELAEWGFKCLKLHFGPADSLAVAADLEDIVGCVESVRGAVGRSIDIAVDIHNTHMSRALTLVKRMEHLGLLFVEEPLPQERIDLLRRVTESTSIPIAAGERWMGKWAFREALEAGAAVLQPDLAHAGGITELRKIAAMAEAYHAVMAPHCPLSPLSFAASVQLGAALPNFLIQEHNEVNLSRSNGVTRIGKGYMREPFELGEDGCVGVHDQPGLGFELDPAGMDAVMRKPWRAARG; this is encoded by the coding sequence ATGAAAATTACCGGATTGACGCTGATGAAGGTGCCGCCGTCTTGGGTTTGGGTGAGGATTGACACGAACCGGGGCATCAGCGGGTTAGGCGAACCGTATCTCGAGGATCACCCGGAGGTGGTCATCGCGGAGGTGAAGCGGCTCGAGCCGCTGCTGATCGGGGAGGATCCTACCCGGGTGGAACGGTTGTGGCGCATCATGTACGAGTCCGGGAACGGCTATCGCGGCGGCCCGGTAAAAATGAGCGCGATCAGCGGCATCGATATGGCGCTGTGGGACATTACGGGCAAAGCTTTCGGAGTGCCTGTTCATAAGCTGTTGGGCGGAGCTTATCAAGACCGGATCAAGGTTTACCGGGCTTGCCATGATGAGCAGCCGTATACGGTGGAGCCCGGGATGCCTTATCGGCCCGGGCCTTTGGCCGCCGGTGCTGGAGCTGACGGGGGAGCTGCCGCGGGGGAACGGATGGCGCGATCCGCCGAGGAGCTCGCGGAATGGGGCTTCAAGTGCTTGAAGCTGCATTTCGGACCGGCGGATTCGCTGGCGGTCGCTGCCGATCTTGAGGATATCGTCGGCTGCGTGGAGTCGGTTCGCGGGGCTGTCGGCCGATCGATCGACATTGCGGTCGATATCCATAACACGCATATGAGCCGGGCGCTCACCCTCGTGAAGCGCATGGAGCATTTGGGGCTGCTCTTCGTTGAGGAGCCGCTGCCCCAAGAGCGCATCGACCTGCTTCGCCGCGTGACGGAAAGCACGTCGATCCCCATCGCGGCCGGCGAGCGCTGGATGGGGAAGTGGGCGTTCCGCGAGGCGCTGGAAGCCGGGGCGGCCGTGCTGCAGCCCGATCTGGCCCACGCGGGCGGAATTACCGAGCTGCGCAAAATCGCCGCGATGGCCGAGGCGTATCATGCCGTCATGGCGCCGCATTGCCCGCTGAGCCCGCTAAGCTTCGCGGCCAGCGTGCAGCTCGGCGCGGCGCTGCCGAACTTCCTCATTCAAGAGCATAATGAGGTGAACCTCAGCCGCTCGAACGGCGTCACGCGCATCGGCAAAGGCTATATGCGCGAACCGTTCGAGCTCGGGGAAGACGGCTGCGTTGGCGTGCATGATCAGCCGGGCCTCGGCTTCGAGCTCGATCCCGCGGGGATGGATGCCGTGATGCGGAAGCCGTGGCGCGCGGCGAGAGGGTAG
- a CDS encoding AraC family transcriptional regulator, translating into MREPDLAALHPKETLEALQDFRFPPYITLAHIFHAPTDWGFTNRTLKQYALNYVIDGRGEFTLEGAVHEVGKGDVFFYRPYETHGLRSLPGAPFISITVVFHFADQPFQVDELLKGASMLGGYDGHAIEHQFAELVALYRQPGLANRMQCQALLLSILSGLSRRSGSGSGSGSADADAKTESRKNLARLLLVKNHIEHRLAEPLDVPELERLSGLTWNYIIAEFRQAFDITPMQFLIWARITKAKELALQTPLSFSEIAERVGYNDVHAFGKMFKKKTGMSLTAFCSSLYETDHHIERPAPKR; encoded by the coding sequence ATGAGAGAGCCAGACTTGGCAGCCCTGCATCCGAAGGAAACGCTGGAAGCCTTGCAGGACTTCCGTTTTCCTCCCTACATTACGCTCGCCCATATCTTTCATGCGCCGACGGACTGGGGATTTACAAACCGGACGCTAAAGCAGTATGCCTTAAATTACGTCATCGACGGCCGAGGCGAATTTACGCTCGAAGGCGCGGTTCACGAGGTTGGCAAGGGGGATGTGTTCTTCTATCGCCCCTATGAGACTCATGGGCTTCGGTCGCTGCCGGGGGCGCCGTTCATCTCCATTACCGTCGTTTTTCATTTTGCCGATCAACCGTTTCAGGTGGATGAGCTGTTAAAAGGGGCATCGATGCTGGGCGGTTACGACGGCCACGCAATCGAGCATCAGTTCGCCGAGCTCGTCGCGCTGTACCGCCAGCCAGGTCTGGCGAACCGGATGCAATGCCAAGCGCTGCTGCTGTCCATCCTGTCCGGATTATCCCGCCGCTCGGGTTCGGGTTCTGGATCGGGTTCAGCCGACGCCGACGCTAAGACGGAATCCCGTAAAAATTTAGCGCGTCTCCTGCTGGTCAAAAATCATATCGAGCATCGGCTCGCCGAGCCTCTCGATGTCCCGGAGCTTGAACGGCTCAGCGGATTGACGTGGAATTATATCATCGCGGAATTCAGACAAGCCTTCGATATTACGCCGATGCAGTTTCTCATCTGGGCCCGCATTACGAAGGCGAAGGAGCTTGCGCTCCAAACGCCGCTCTCGTTTAGTGAAATCGCGGAACGCGTCGGCTACAACGATGTCCATGCTTTCGGCAAAATGTTCAAGAAGAAGACCGGCATGAGCTTAACCGCGTTCTGCTCCTCTCTCTACGAAACCGATCATCATATCGAACGGCCCGCGCCGAAACGATAA